A genome region from Macrobrachium rosenbergii isolate ZJJX-2024 chromosome 42, ASM4041242v1, whole genome shotgun sequence includes the following:
- the LOC136828313 gene encoding crustacyanin-A2 subunit-like: MKAQRTSLDSALKSKPVLSHKRGKYTSRKHSVLNPTVTSKMLRFIVLLSAIVGCVVCEDTPDIPDFLEKGNCAKVGIFPKFDLRRYSGRWYQTEIIKNAYQPYTKCINSFYDYSEPMFGFNVRTAGLSPEGEHKKLEGKIYPTKNFPASHMLIDFPTVMGWPYEVVDTDYDTYSCAYSCVDWNAYKTEFAFVFSRTPENNGPATAKCKAIFNKHGVDFSKFLTVPHTDDCVYRA, from the exons ATGAAAGCACAACGCACCTCATTAGACTCCGCCCTCAAAAGCAAACCCGTTTTGAGTCATAAAAGAGGCAAGTATACGTCCCGCAAGCACAGTGTGCTGAATCCCACAGTCACATCGAAGATGCTGCGCTTTATCGTCTTGCTTTCTGCCATCGTAGGCTGTGTCGTCTGCGAGGACACTCCTGACATTCCAGATTTCTTGGAGAAAGGGAACTGCGCCAAAGTAGGAATCTTCCCGAAATTCGATTTGAGACGG TATAGCGGACGCTGGTACCAGACGGAAATCATCAAGAACGCCTACCAGCCATATACCAAATGCATCAACTCCTTCTACGATTACTCGGAGCCCATGTTCGGATTCAACGTCAGGACGGCAGGACTGAGCCCTGAGGGAGAACACAAGAAACTGGAGGGAAAAATCTACCCGACCAAAAACTTCCCTGCAAGCCACATGTTGATTGATTTCCCCACAG TCATGGGGTGGCCTTATGAAGTGGTCGACACCGATTACGACACCTACTCCTGCGCCTACTCCTGCGTCGACTGGAACGCCTACAAGACGGAGTTCGCCTTCGTCTTCTCGAGGACTCCTGAGAACAATGGACCTGCAACTGCCAAGTGCAAGGCGATCTTCAACAAGCACGGAGTCGACTTCTCGAAATTCCTCACAGTCCCCCACACCGATGATTGCGTTTACAGAGCCTAG
- the LOC136828314 gene encoding crustacyanin-C1 subunit-like, translating to MLSKILLLVVAVAAVVADEVPDFVIKGKCPAVDEQRLWQEQLPRHSSFGGVWYQQAISTNPYQLLKKCVRIQYDYNGKGFNVKTAGITAEGSQLKRKGVLTPMPLGDPHLMINLENSFPAPLVILDTDYNNYACMYSCMDYNYGYHSDFAFFFARAPESYDKYIAKCKAAFDSIGVDSNRLVKTEQGRGCDYEQLTKLIKDEL from the exons ATGCTCTCAAAGATTCTCCTGCTGGTGGTGGCTGTCGCAGCCGTGGTTGCTGACGAAGTCCCCGATTTCGTCATCAAAGGCAAATGTCCCGCGGTTGACGAGCAAAGGCTTTGGCAAGAACAACTGCCGAGACATTCAAGC TTCGGAGGAGTTTGGTATCAACAAGCAATTTCAACGAACCCGTATCAGCTGCTGAAAAAATGTGTCCGGATCCAGTATGACTATA ACGGTAAAGGTTTCAACGTCAAGACTGCTGGCATAACCGCAGAAGGGAGTCAGCTCAAGAGAAAGGGCGTCCTCACGCCCATGCCCCTCGGAGACCCTCATCTCATGATCAACCTCGAAAACT CCTTCCCAGCGCCCCTCGTAATCCTCGACACCGACTACAACAACTACGCCTGCATGTATTCCTGCATGGACTATAACTACGGCTATCACTCAGACTTCGCCTTCTTCTTCGCCCGAGCTCCCGAGTCCTACGACAAGTACATCGCCAAGTGCAAAGCAGCTTTCGACAGCATAGGAGTCGATTCCAACAGATTAGTCAAGACCGAGCAAGGCAGAGGCTGCGATTACGAGCAACTGACGAAGCTCATCAAAGACGAACTTTAG